The DNA region AGGTCGCTGGACTTGAACCGCTCGGCGTTGGGATCGGTCTCGAAATCTGCCAGCGCGGCTCGGGCCGACTCTAAATCCGCCTCATCGCGAATCCAAAGATCCCACTTTCGCTCATCACCTTCGGCACCCGAATCGATGATTTTGGCATCAATGGACCGGGTATAGAGGTATTCGACGAATTGCCGAACTGTCGATTCGTTGGTGAAAGAGCCAATTCGCCGCATGAAATCGTGGTCGGGAAGGCGGGAGAAACGAGGTCAACATGAGCGCCATGGCTCAACCCACGTTGTACGCCGAATCGCCAATTTTGACACGCCCACCTGCCCAAGGATGGCTCTTCGGAGCGGCGGCACTGAAAAAATCCGCGTTGTCGGAGCCGCAGATCGGCAAAAACCTTCGTAAAAACGTCATTTTCTTGCCTGGGTGGGGGGCGAGTGCGTCGCTTGCGCTTGCCGCGAAGTGGTCAAGCTGAATATCATGTAGGCGAAGCGGTGAATCGCCTATCGCGATCCACTTTCCCAAAACAAAACCTTCACCAATATCGTCCACGACGAAGGGTTGAATCGAAAGATGGCAGTCAAACTAACCGAACGAGCCGCCGAAGAAGTCAAGCGGTTCCAAAAAGAACACAACTTCGGCGACGACATGGTGCTTCGAATCGGCATCGCAGCCGGCGGTTGCAGCGGATTCAGCTACACGCTGAACTTCGACGACAGCTTCGACGACAAGGTCGACACCAAATACGATCACCACGGCGTTGCCGTCGTCGTCGACAAGAAGAGTGCGTTGTACTTGGACGGCACAACCGTCGATTGGTACGAGAGCCTCGAAAAACAAGGCTTCACGTTTGAGAACCCCAACGCGGTCAAGAGCTGCGGTTGCGGAAGCTCGTTCCAGGCATAGAGACTCTCGTCGATTGACAGCTGTAGGTCGACACGATCGTTACCGAGCTGGCGACGAGCATCAACATAAGAAAAGCCGACCGTGTCACCGCGGCCGGCTTTTTTCGTTGAACTGACGGTGGATCGTTGCTTAGAACAGCGACGATTCGATCAGGTAATCAGCGAGCGCCTCGTCATTGACGTCGTCACGATCGTCCGTGGGCAAACTGATTTGCTCATTCCCCACCGATGAACTGATCTGCGTCAGCCCGTTGACGACCAACAGGGCATCCAGCGCGGTAACAAATCCATCACCGGACGTGTCAACAAAACCGCTGAACAATCGAGGAACGTTGACCGATACGCCGCTGCCGTTGCGTCGGATGAAGTTGATGATTCGCAACGCGTCGATCGGCGAAACCGCGTCGTTAGCGTCAACGTCCAACCGGTTTCGTCGGTTGGTCAACTGCT from Rubripirellula tenax includes:
- a CDS encoding HesB/IscA family protein, producing MAVKLTERAAEEVKRFQKEHNFGDDMVLRIGIAAGGCSGFSYTLNFDDSFDDKVDTKYDHHGVAVVVDKKSALYLDGTTVDWYESLEKQGFTFENPNAVKSCGCGSSFQA